The following coding sequences are from one Niveibacterium umoris window:
- a CDS encoding CTP synthase — protein MTKYVFVTGGVVSSLGKGIAAASLGAILESRGLRVTHLKLDPYINVDPGTMSPFQHGEVFVTEDGAETDLDLGHYERFTSAKMSKRNNFTTGQIYESVIKKERRGEYLGKTVQVIPHITDEIKRYLKRGAEGADVAIIEVGGTVGDIESLPFLEAIRQMGIEEGRNNTCFMHLTLLPYIATAGELKTKPTQHSVKELREIGIQPDVLLCRCDREIPIDERRKIALFCNVMPEAVIEVLDADSIYKIPAMLHNQMLDEIVCHKLAILARAADLSVWDKLVFALQNPEQAVNVAFVGKYVDLTESYKSLTEALSHAGMHTRCKVTIHYIDSEQIEKEGTGMLAGMDAILVPGGFGRRGTEGKISAIRFARENKVPYLGICLGMQLAVVEFARDVAGMAGAHSTEFDKNTAFPVIGLITEWADRTGKVEKRDENSDLGGTMRLGGQTCLLGEGTLARDIYGKPEVVERHRHRYEVNNTLLAKLEDAGLRVAGRAPVTDLCEMIELPDHPWFVGVQFHPEFTSNPRQGHPLFTAFVRAAMAQASRR, from the coding sequence ATGACCAAGTACGTCTTCGTCACCGGCGGCGTGGTGTCCTCGCTAGGCAAGGGCATTGCAGCTGCTTCACTCGGGGCCATCCTCGAATCCCGCGGCCTCCGCGTCACCCACCTCAAGCTCGATCCCTACATCAACGTCGACCCCGGCACGATGAGCCCGTTCCAGCACGGGGAAGTCTTTGTGACCGAGGATGGGGCTGAGACCGATCTCGATCTCGGGCACTACGAGCGCTTCACCAGCGCCAAGATGTCCAAGCGCAACAACTTCACCACCGGCCAGATCTACGAGTCGGTGATCAAGAAGGAACGGCGCGGCGAGTATCTGGGCAAGACCGTGCAGGTCATCCCTCACATCACCGACGAGATCAAGCGCTACCTGAAACGCGGCGCTGAAGGCGCCGACGTCGCGATCATCGAAGTCGGTGGCACGGTCGGCGACATCGAATCCCTCCCGTTCCTTGAGGCCATCCGGCAGATGGGCATCGAGGAAGGTCGCAACAACACCTGCTTCATGCATCTGACGCTGCTGCCGTACATCGCGACGGCCGGCGAGCTGAAGACCAAGCCGACGCAGCACTCGGTCAAGGAACTGCGTGAGATCGGTATCCAGCCGGACGTGCTGCTGTGCCGTTGTGACCGCGAGATCCCGATCGACGAGCGTCGCAAGATCGCGCTGTTCTGCAACGTGATGCCGGAAGCGGTGATCGAAGTGCTCGACGCCGATTCGATCTACAAGATCCCGGCAATGCTGCACAACCAGATGCTCGACGAAATCGTCTGCCACAAGCTCGCAATCCTGGCGCGCGCGGCCGACCTGTCGGTGTGGGACAAGCTGGTCTTCGCGCTGCAGAACCCGGAGCAGGCCGTCAATGTTGCGTTCGTCGGCAAGTATGTCGACCTGACCGAATCCTACAAGTCGCTCACCGAAGCCTTGTCGCACGCGGGCATGCACACGCGTTGCAAGGTGACCATCCACTACATCGATTCCGAGCAGATCGAGAAGGAAGGCACCGGCATGCTGGCGGGCATGGACGCGATCCTGGTGCCAGGCGGTTTCGGCCGCCGCGGAACGGAGGGCAAGATCTCCGCGATCCGCTTCGCGCGCGAGAACAAGGTGCCTTACTTGGGGATCTGTTTGGGCATGCAGCTCGCGGTCGTCGAATTTGCCCGCGACGTGGCAGGCATGGCCGGCGCACATTCGACCGAATTCGACAAGAACACCGCCTTCCCGGTGATCGGTCTGATCACCGAGTGGGCTGATCGCACCGGCAAGGTCGAGAAGCGCGACGAGAATTCCGACCTCGGCGGCACGATGCGTCTTGGCGGACAGACCTGCCTGCTGGGCGAAGGCACGCTGGCACGCGACATCTACGGCAAGCCGGAAGTGGTCGAGCGTCACCGCCACCGCTACGAAGTCAACAACACGCTGCTCGCGAAGCTGGAAGATGCCGGGCTTCGTGTCGCCGGTCGCGCACCGGTAACCGACCTGTGTGAGATGATCGAATTGCCGGATCACCCGTGGTTCGTCGGCGTGCAGTTCCACCCGGAATTCACGTCTAACCCGCGTCAGGGGCATCCATTGTTCACCGCGTTCGTGCGCGCCGCGATGGCGCAAGCGTCCAGGCGGTAA
- the gcvA gene encoding transcriptional regulator GcvA, whose translation MSTTNKSSMPSLPPLGALRAFEAAARHGSLTAAADELSVTHGAVSQQVKLLEEWLGVSLFERKGRGVALTRAGEALAGTAHDALMSIAERVAQIRRRANPRRLTVTTMPSFAARWLTPRIGRFLEREPNIELNIRSTEAVLDLAIEGVDVAIRFGAGHYPGFDCEFLMADELLVVASPGYQGGKLPRRPQDLKDAQLLHGAGDDWGSWFAAAGVAYAAPPKGVSYTDSSHALQAAVEGAGVALTRRSLVKTDLANGRLVQLFDVVCPVAFSYWLVTQPSAREIPLVQRFRDWIVDEVAREA comes from the coding sequence ATGAGTACTACTAACAAATCATCGATGCCGAGCCTGCCGCCCCTGGGTGCCTTGCGGGCCTTCGAAGCGGCTGCCCGGCATGGCAGCCTGACCGCCGCAGCAGACGAATTGAGCGTGACGCATGGCGCGGTCAGTCAGCAGGTGAAGTTGCTGGAGGAGTGGCTCGGCGTATCCCTGTTCGAACGCAAGGGGCGCGGCGTGGCGTTGACGCGCGCCGGAGAGGCGCTTGCCGGCACTGCCCACGATGCGCTGATGAGCATCGCCGAGCGTGTGGCGCAGATCAGGCGTCGCGCCAATCCGCGTCGTTTGACGGTTACGACGATGCCGTCGTTTGCGGCGCGCTGGCTGACGCCGCGTATCGGCCGTTTTCTCGAACGCGAGCCGAACATCGAACTCAACATCCGCTCGACCGAGGCGGTGCTGGATCTGGCGATCGAGGGGGTGGATGTCGCGATCCGCTTCGGAGCAGGGCACTACCCGGGCTTTGACTGCGAATTCCTGATGGCCGATGAGTTGCTCGTCGTCGCAAGTCCCGGATATCAGGGCGGAAAACTGCCGCGACGCCCGCAAGACTTGAAGGACGCACAGCTCTTGCACGGCGCCGGTGATGACTGGGGCAGCTGGTTTGCAGCGGCGGGCGTGGCGTACGCGGCGCCTCCGAAGGGCGTTTCCTATACCGATTCCAGCCATGCCCTTCAGGCGGCAGTCGAGGGTGCCGGTGTTGCGCTGACCCGGCGGAGCCTCGTCAAGACCGACCTTGCGAACGGTCGCCTGGTGCAACTCTTCGACGTGGTGTGCCCGGTCGCGTTTTCCTACTGGCTGGTGACCCAGCCGAGTGCGCGAGAGATACCCTTGGTGCAGCGATTTCGTGACTGGATCGTCGATGAGGTGGCGCGCGAGGCCTAG
- the kdsA gene encoding 3-deoxy-8-phosphooctulonate synthase, with translation MNLCGFEVGLDKPFFLLAGPCVIESRQMALDTAAELKSITADLGIPFIYKSSFDKANRSSGSSFRGLGMMKGLEILAEVRETVKVPVVTDVHTEQEAPIVAQYVDVLQTPAFLCRQTDFIRAVAATGKPVNIKKGQFLAPGDMKNVVAKAKEAAGGADTIMVCERGASFGYNNLVSDMRSLAIMRETNCPVVFDATHSVQLPGGQGDKSGGQREHVPVLARAAVATGIAGLFMETHPDPAKALSDGPNAWPLAKMRALLATLQEIDQLVKRHGFIETTL, from the coding sequence ATGAATCTATGCGGTTTCGAAGTTGGTCTCGACAAGCCGTTCTTCCTGCTTGCCGGACCGTGCGTGATCGAGTCGCGCCAGATGGCGCTCGATACCGCTGCAGAACTCAAGAGCATCACCGCCGATCTTGGCATCCCGTTCATCTACAAGTCCTCGTTCGACAAGGCGAACCGGAGCTCCGGTTCGAGCTTTCGCGGGTTGGGGATGATGAAGGGGCTCGAGATCCTTGCCGAAGTGCGGGAGACGGTGAAGGTGCCGGTCGTGACCGACGTACATACTGAACAGGAAGCGCCGATCGTCGCGCAATACGTCGATGTATTGCAGACGCCCGCATTCCTGTGCCGCCAGACTGACTTCATCCGCGCGGTCGCTGCGACAGGCAAGCCTGTGAATATCAAGAAAGGCCAGTTCCTCGCGCCGGGCGACATGAAGAACGTCGTCGCGAAGGCGAAGGAAGCAGCCGGTGGCGCCGACACGATCATGGTGTGCGAGCGTGGTGCGTCATTCGGCTACAACAATCTCGTCTCCGACATGCGGTCGCTCGCGATCATGCGCGAAACGAATTGCCCGGTGGTGTTTGACGCAACGCACTCGGTGCAGTTGCCGGGCGGGCAGGGCGACAAGAGCGGTGGTCAGCGCGAACATGTGCCGGTGCTGGCACGCGCCGCGGTGGCGACCGGCATTGCCGGCCTCTTCATGGAAACCCACCCGGATCCAGCCAAGGCCTTGTCCGATGGACCGAATGCCTGGCCGCTGGCGAAGATGCGTGCCTTGCTGGCGACGTTGCAGGAAATCGATCAACTGGTGAAGCGTCACGGATTCATCGAAACCACGCTGTGA
- a CDS encoding acyl-CoA dehydrogenase family protein, translating to MTPLQTTPLPWMTEDIAMFRDAARRFIEGELAPHCERWRKQGFVDCEVWRKVGEMGMLLPELDEEWGGAGGNLAHQLVMVEELGRAEVPVSTSVHTIAAHYILDYGTDEQKRRWLPKMASGELLAGIAMTEPDAGSDLQGIRTRAVHDGDDYVINGAKTFITNGATAHLLVVVVRTCAEKGGKGLSLIVLETEGLAGFRVGRILDKIGQKGSDTAELFFDDVRVPAANLLGGAEGQAFAQLMSQLPYERMLLAVLAIAVIERALELTIDYTKARKAFGQTVFDFQNTRHKLAECATTAHVMRVFVNDCIQRLLDGRLDATAAYMAKCWCSEQQCKVLDECLQFFGGYGYMSEYPIARLWADARVQKIYGGTNEIMKELIARAL from the coding sequence ATGACCCCGCTGCAGACCACACCCTTGCCCTGGATGACCGAGGACATCGCGATGTTCCGCGACGCCGCGCGCCGCTTCATTGAGGGCGAGCTTGCGCCGCACTGCGAGCGCTGGCGCAAGCAGGGTTTTGTCGACTGCGAGGTCTGGCGCAAGGTCGGCGAGATGGGGATGCTGCTGCCGGAACTAGACGAGGAATGGGGCGGCGCCGGGGGCAACCTCGCACATCAGCTGGTGATGGTCGAAGAGCTGGGCCGCGCCGAAGTGCCAGTCAGCACTTCGGTGCACACGATCGCGGCGCACTACATCCTCGACTACGGCACCGACGAGCAGAAGCGGCGCTGGCTGCCGAAGATGGCGAGCGGCGAACTGCTGGCCGGTATCGCGATGACAGAGCCGGACGCCGGCAGCGACCTGCAGGGCATTCGCACGCGGGCGGTGCACGACGGCGACGACTATGTGATCAACGGCGCCAAGACCTTCATCACCAATGGCGCCACTGCGCATCTGCTGGTAGTCGTTGTGCGCACCTGCGCCGAGAAGGGCGGCAAGGGGCTGTCGCTGATCGTCCTCGAAACTGAGGGGCTGGCGGGTTTCCGCGTCGGCCGCATCCTCGACAAGATCGGCCAGAAGGGTTCAGATACCGCCGAGCTGTTCTTCGACGATGTGCGCGTGCCGGCGGCCAACCTTCTGGGTGGCGCCGAGGGGCAGGCCTTTGCGCAGCTGATGAGCCAGCTGCCCTACGAACGGATGCTGCTCGCGGTGCTGGCGATCGCGGTGATCGAGCGTGCGCTGGAACTGACGATCGACTACACCAAGGCGCGCAAGGCCTTTGGGCAGACGGTGTTCGACTTCCAGAATACCCGCCACAAGCTCGCCGAATGCGCGACCACCGCGCATGTGATGCGGGTATTCGTGAACGATTGCATCCAGCGCCTGCTCGACGGCCGGCTCGACGCGACCGCCGCCTACATGGCCAAGTGCTGGTGTTCAGAGCAGCAATGCAAGGTGCTCGACGAATGCCTGCAGTTCTTCGGTGGCTACGGCTACATGAGCGAGTACCCGATCGCACGGCTGTGGGCGGACGCACGGGTGCAGAAGATCTACGGTGGCACCAACGAGATCATGAAGGAGCTGATCGCGCGGGCGCTGTAA
- a CDS encoding 3-hydroxyacyl-CoA dehydrogenase NAD-binding domain-containing protein — MTNLQSFRIERGEDGITVVTIDMSGQGANTMNARFQADFIELVAQFEAERETTTGIILTSAKKTFFAGGDLEELIGYRRDDAPRVFAAVGALKHAMRRLERIGRPVVAAINGAALGGGWELALCAHQRICTDDARIELGLPEVTLGLLPGAGGVVRMVRLLGLQRAAPYLLEGQRFRPADALAAGLVQRLVPAGEDLVAAARALIAESPVAQQPWDTEGFRIPGGGPENPKTAQMISVAPAALRAKTRGCYPAPEAVLAAAVDSTRVDVDTALRIETRYFVELATGQIAKNMIGTLWFGLNEIKRGARRPQGVPAWQAKRVGVLGAGMMGAGIAWAAASRGIDTVLRDVTLERAEKGKDYSRKLLDKRLARGATTTEKRDATLARITPAADVAALDGCDLIIEAVFEQRALKNTVTREAEPMLAPGGVFASNTSTLPITGLAEASADPARFIGLHFFSPVDKMQLVEIIKGARTSPETLAKACDFVQQIGKTPIVVNDSRGFFTSRVFGTFTNEGAALLADGVPAAVIENLAQQAGMPVGPLAVMDEVTLSLILAVADQAARDCAEAGLPNTPPSALDVVRRVAEAGRIGRSAGAGFYDYPADQPKALWPGLGEAFPVRPEAVPLDDVRDRILFIQAIESVRCLEEGVLESITEANVGSIFGIGFPAWTGGVIQFINATGVAAFCTRAEQLAARYGERFAPPALLREKAARGEAFR; from the coding sequence ATGACGAATCTGCAGAGTTTCCGGATCGAGCGCGGTGAAGACGGTATCACCGTAGTCACCATCGACATGTCGGGGCAGGGCGCGAACACGATGAACGCCCGCTTCCAGGCGGACTTCATCGAACTCGTCGCACAGTTCGAAGCCGAGCGCGAGACGACCACCGGCATCATCCTGACCTCGGCCAAGAAGACCTTCTTCGCCGGCGGCGACCTTGAAGAGCTGATCGGCTACCGGCGCGACGACGCGCCGCGGGTGTTCGCGGCGGTCGGAGCGCTGAAGCACGCGATGCGCCGGCTCGAACGTATCGGTCGGCCGGTGGTGGCGGCGATCAACGGTGCCGCGCTGGGCGGTGGCTGGGAGCTGGCGCTGTGCGCGCATCAGCGCATCTGCACGGACGACGCGCGGATCGAGCTGGGCCTGCCCGAAGTCACGCTGGGTTTGCTGCCCGGTGCAGGCGGCGTGGTGCGCATGGTGCGGTTGCTCGGCCTGCAGCGGGCAGCGCCCTACCTGCTGGAGGGGCAACGCTTCCGCCCGGCGGATGCGCTCGCGGCCGGGCTGGTGCAGCGTCTGGTGCCGGCCGGTGAGGATCTCGTCGCGGCGGCGCGTGCCCTGATCGCCGAGTCGCCCGTTGCGCAGCAGCCTTGGGACACGGAGGGCTTCCGCATCCCCGGTGGCGGGCCGGAGAACCCGAAGACCGCTCAGATGATTTCGGTGGCGCCTGCGGCGCTGCGGGCGAAGACTCGCGGCTGCTATCCGGCGCCCGAAGCAGTGCTGGCGGCGGCGGTGGATTCGACTCGGGTCGATGTCGATACCGCGTTGCGCATCGAAACCCGCTACTTCGTCGAGCTGGCGACCGGCCAGATCGCCAAGAACATGATCGGCACCCTGTGGTTCGGGCTGAATGAAATCAAGCGCGGCGCGCGCCGACCGCAGGGCGTGCCCGCTTGGCAGGCGAAGAGAGTGGGCGTGCTCGGCGCGGGCATGATGGGCGCCGGCATCGCGTGGGCGGCGGCAAGTCGCGGCATCGACACCGTGTTGCGCGATGTCACGCTCGAGCGCGCCGAGAAGGGCAAGGACTACTCGCGCAAGTTGCTCGACAAACGACTCGCGCGCGGTGCGACCACCACAGAGAAGCGCGACGCGACGCTGGCACGCATCACACCTGCAGCCGACGTCGCCGCGCTGGACGGCTGCGACCTGATCATCGAGGCGGTGTTCGAGCAACGCGCCCTGAAGAACACCGTAACCCGCGAAGCCGAGCCGATGCTCGCGCCCGGTGGCGTGTTTGCATCGAACACCTCAACCCTGCCGATCACCGGGCTGGCCGAAGCCTCGGCCGACCCGGCGCGTTTCATCGGCCTGCATTTCTTCTCGCCCGTCGACAAGATGCAGCTGGTCGAGATCATCAAGGGCGCGCGCACCTCGCCCGAGACGCTCGCGAAGGCCTGTGACTTCGTGCAGCAGATCGGCAAGACGCCGATCGTGGTGAATGACTCGCGCGGCTTCTTCACCAGCCGGGTGTTCGGCACTTTCACCAACGAGGGCGCGGCACTGCTCGCCGATGGCGTGCCGGCGGCAGTGATCGAGAACCTCGCGCAGCAGGCGGGCATGCCGGTCGGGCCGCTGGCGGTGATGGACGAAGTGACGCTGTCGCTGATCCTCGCCGTCGCGGATCAGGCCGCACGCGATTGTGCCGAGGCGGGCCTGCCCAACACGCCTCCCTCGGCGCTGGACGTGGTGCGGCGTGTGGCCGAAGCAGGCCGCATCGGCCGCAGCGCGGGGGCGGGCTTCTACGACTACCCCGCCGATCAGCCCAAGGCGCTGTGGCCGGGGCTGGGCGAAGCGTTCCCCGTGCGGCCCGAGGCGGTGCCGCTGGACGATGTGCGCGACCGCATCCTCTTCATCCAGGCGATCGAGTCCGTGCGCTGCCTGGAGGAGGGCGTGCTCGAGTCGATCACCGAGGCCAATGTCGGCTCGATCTTCGGTATCGGCTTCCCGGCCTGGACTGGCGGGGTGATCCAGTTCATCAACGCGACCGGCGTGGCGGCCTTCTGCACGCGCGCCGAACAGCTGGCAGCGCGCTACGGCGAACGCTTCGCGCCGCCGGCGCTGCTGCGCGAAAAGGCCGCCCGTGGCGAAGCCTTCCGCTGA
- a CDS encoding CaiB/BaiF CoA transferase family protein produces the protein MNPSTGPLAGVRVIEIGGIGPAPFCGMLLADMGADVVLLERSGGTLARQLFGGGRETVANRGKRSLGIDLKAPGAAEVVLRLLEQADVLIEGFRPGVMERLGLGPEVCAARNPRLIYARMTGWGQTGPLAPRAGHDLNYAALSGALDAGRWHGGAPWAPPSLLGDMGGGGMMLAFGIACALLEARRSGRGQVIDAAMTEGAALLAHGLYNVHAKRERYPGIEHILDSTAPFYDVYACADGKWLSVAPLEPQFYALMLQALGLLDDPDFPVLEQYTAAHWPRMRERLAAIFAGQPREHWTSMFADSDACIAPVLDMDEAPEHPHLQAREAFIEVAGIRQPAPAPRLSATPASVRSEPPLAGEHTVELLRAFGFSDADLDALLAARVLEQLSENAA, from the coding sequence ATGAACCCGAGTACCGGGCCGCTGGCCGGCGTGCGCGTCATCGAGATTGGCGGCATCGGCCCCGCGCCCTTCTGCGGCATGTTGCTCGCGGACATGGGGGCCGACGTGGTGCTGCTCGAACGCAGCGGCGGCACACTGGCGCGCCAGCTCTTTGGCGGCGGACGTGAGACGGTGGCCAACCGCGGCAAGCGCTCGCTGGGCATCGACTTGAAGGCGCCGGGCGCGGCGGAGGTGGTGCTCAGGCTGCTGGAGCAGGCCGATGTGCTGATCGAAGGCTTTCGCCCCGGCGTGATGGAGCGGCTCGGGCTGGGCCCGGAGGTCTGCGCGGCTCGCAATCCGAGGTTGATCTACGCCCGCATGACCGGCTGGGGCCAGACCGGCCCGCTGGCACCGCGCGCCGGGCACGACCTGAACTACGCCGCACTGTCGGGCGCATTGGACGCCGGTCGCTGGCATGGTGGCGCACCCTGGGCCCCACCCTCGTTGCTGGGCGATATGGGCGGCGGCGGCATGATGCTCGCGTTCGGCATCGCCTGCGCGCTGCTCGAAGCGCGCCGCAGCGGCCGTGGGCAGGTGATCGACGCCGCGATGACCGAAGGCGCCGCGCTGCTCGCACATGGTCTCTACAACGTCCATGCCAAGCGCGAGCGCTATCCGGGCATCGAGCACATCCTCGATTCCACCGCGCCGTTCTACGACGTCTATGCCTGCGCGGACGGCAAGTGGCTGTCGGTCGCGCCGCTTGAGCCGCAGTTCTACGCGCTGATGCTGCAGGCGCTGGGCCTGCTGGACGACCCGGACTTTCCGGTGCTGGAGCAATACACCGCAGCGCACTGGCCGCGGATGCGTGAGCGCCTTGCGGCGATCTTCGCCGGCCAGCCACGCGAGCACTGGACGTCGATGTTTGCAGATTCCGACGCTTGTATCGCGCCGGTGCTCGACATGGACGAGGCGCCTGAGCACCCGCACTTGCAGGCGCGGGAGGCCTTCATCGAGGTGGCCGGGATCCGCCAGCCGGCGCCCGCGCCGCGCCTCTCGGCCACGCCCGCCTCGGTGCGTAGCGAACCGCCGTTGGCCGGCGAACACACGGTCGAATTGCTGCGCGCGTTCGGGTTCTCCGACGCCGATCTCGACGCGCTGCTCGCGGCCCGCGTCCTCGAACAACTTTCGGAGAACGCCGCATGA
- a CDS encoding DUF2917 domain-containing protein produces the protein MKVNLTQSQLNLDQGDVLALTDAAGLELRCTRGRIWLTTPDQAGDHILDTGVSFQVTGRGKLVIEATEASRLTLRRRDRASSILSPNPPTLQWAES, from the coding sequence ATGAAAGTCAATCTAACACAATCGCAGTTAAACCTTGACCAAGGGGACGTCCTCGCGCTCACCGATGCCGCAGGACTTGAACTGCGCTGCACGCGAGGTCGCATCTGGCTGACGACGCCCGATCAGGCCGGCGATCACATCCTTGATACCGGCGTCAGCTTCCAGGTAACCGGGCGCGGGAAGCTGGTGATCGAGGCCACTGAAGCCAGCCGCCTGACCCTGCGACGCCGAGATCGTGCGTCGTCGATTCTTTCCCCCAACCCGCCCACCCTGCAGTGGGCAGAAAGCTGA
- the eno gene encoding phosphopyruvate hydratase produces the protein MSAIVDVVAREILDSRGNPTVEADVLLESGVMGRAAVPSGASTGSREAIELRDGDAARYLGKGVQKAVDNINTEICEALVGLDAEEQAFIDKTMIDLDGTENKSRLGANALLAVSMAVARAAAEEAGLPLYRYFGGSGGMSLPVPMMNVINGGAHANNSLDFQECMILPIGAPTFKEALRYGAEVFHNLKKILDKKGYPTSVGDEGGFAPNVSGAVEALELIVEAIEKAGYVVGKDIVLGLDCAASEYFKNGKYEMEGEKLSLTPAQNVDFLASLVDKFPIISIEDGMAEGDWEGWKLLTDRLGKKVQLVGDDLFVTNTKILKEGIDKGICNSILIKVNQIGTLTETFAAVEMAKRAGYTAVISHRSGETEDSTIADIAVGLNAGQIKTGSLSRSDRIAKYNQILRIEEDLGDVAFYPGLSAFYNLRNR, from the coding sequence ATGAGTGCTATCGTTGATGTAGTCGCCCGCGAGATCCTGGATTCGCGCGGTAACCCCACGGTTGAAGCAGATGTGCTGCTCGAATCCGGCGTGATGGGTCGCGCCGCTGTGCCGTCGGGCGCCTCGACCGGTTCGCGTGAAGCGATCGAACTGCGTGACGGCGACGCCGCACGCTACCTGGGCAAGGGTGTCCAGAAGGCTGTGGACAACATCAACACCGAGATCTGCGAAGCACTCGTGGGCCTCGACGCCGAAGAGCAGGCGTTCATCGACAAGACGATGATCGACCTCGACGGCACCGAGAACAAGTCGCGCCTGGGCGCGAACGCGCTGCTGGCCGTGTCGATGGCCGTTGCCCGTGCTGCTGCTGAAGAAGCCGGCCTGCCGCTGTATCGCTACTTCGGTGGCTCGGGCGGCATGAGCCTGCCGGTGCCGATGATGAACGTCATCAACGGCGGCGCCCACGCGAACAACAGCCTGGACTTCCAAGAATGCATGATCCTGCCGATCGGCGCGCCGACCTTCAAGGAAGCGCTGCGCTACGGTGCTGAGGTGTTCCACAACCTCAAGAAGATCCTGGACAAGAAGGGCTACCCGACCTCGGTGGGTGACGAAGGCGGCTTCGCCCCGAACGTCTCTGGCGCTGTCGAAGCACTGGAACTGATCGTTGAAGCGATCGAGAAGGCTGGCTACGTGGTTGGCAAGGACATCGTCCTGGGTCTGGACTGCGCCGCTTCCGAGTACTTCAAGAACGGCAAGTACGAGATGGAAGGCGAGAAGCTGTCGCTGACCCCGGCTCAGAACGTCGACTTCCTGGCCAGCCTGGTCGACAAGTTCCCGATCATCTCGATCGAGGACGGCATGGCCGAAGGCGACTGGGAAGGCTGGAAGCTGCTGACCGATCGCCTGGGCAAGAAGGTTCAGCTGGTGGGTGACGACCTGTTCGTGACCAACACCAAGATCCTGAAGGAAGGCATCGACAAGGGCATCTGCAACTCGATCCTGATCAAGGTGAACCAGATCGGTACCCTGACCGAGACCTTCGCTGCCGTCGAAATGGCCAAGCGCGCCGGTTACACCGCCGTGATCTCGCACCGTTCGGGCGAAACCGAAGACTCGACCATCGCTGACATCGCTGTCGGTTTGAATGCTGGCCAGATCAAGACCGGTTCGCTGTCGCGTTCCGACCGTATCGCCAAGTACAACCAGATCCTCCGCATCGAAGAAGATCTGGGCGATGTCGCGTTCTACCCGGGTCTGTCGGC
- a CDS encoding Dabb family protein codes for MITHVVLLKFKPGVSADSAAAREAHAAMCALPAKVPLIKAWKCGFNTTPDVSGWDYVLVSGFDSREALEAYFDHPDHLKVVALWEPISDLAFGDLDG; via the coding sequence GTGATTACGCACGTCGTCCTCCTCAAGTTCAAACCGGGCGTGTCGGCCGATTCAGCCGCCGCCCGTGAGGCGCATGCCGCGATGTGCGCGCTGCCGGCGAAAGTGCCGTTGATCAAGGCCTGGAAATGCGGCTTCAACACGACCCCGGATGTCAGCGGTTGGGACTACGTTCTCGTCTCGGGCTTTGACAGCCGGGAGGCACTGGAGGCGTACTTCGACCACCCCGACCATCTGAAGGTCGTCGCGCTCTGGGAACCGATCTCCGATCTCGCTTTCGGAGACCTGGACGGCTGA
- a CDS encoding TetR/AcrR family transcriptional regulator: MAKPSAESASPRKPGRPKAPPGPDNGRTRIVRSAARLFREKGFRAATVRELAEAAGMQSGSLFYFFRNKEEILVAVMEEGMADVHAAVAAAQASGGPVAAFRLMAQRHLEGILDRDADHMTVMLYETRALPSAAERHVRQLRRDYEAMWEAQIDALIAVGCWRGAESPRLSRMALMGAMNWAVQWFRPDRGDTIEALVDTLAQLFLKESE; this comes from the coding sequence GTGGCGAAGCCTTCCGCTGAATCCGCCTCGCCGCGCAAGCCGGGGCGCCCCAAGGCGCCACCGGGGCCGGACAACGGCCGCACACGCATTGTGCGATCTGCGGCGCGGCTGTTCCGCGAGAAGGGCTTCCGTGCGGCGACTGTGCGCGAGCTGGCCGAGGCCGCGGGCATGCAGTCCGGCAGCCTGTTCTACTTCTTCCGCAACAAGGAGGAGATCCTCGTCGCGGTGATGGAGGAGGGCATGGCCGATGTGCATGCCGCGGTGGCGGCGGCGCAGGCGAGCGGTGGCCCGGTCGCGGCCTTCCGGCTGATGGCGCAGCGGCATCTGGAGGGCATCCTCGACCGCGATGCCGACCACATGACGGTGATGCTCTACGAGACGCGTGCGCTGCCTTCGGCCGCCGAGCGCCATGTGCGGCAGCTGCGTCGCGATTACGAGGCGATGTGGGAGGCGCAGATCGACGCGCTGATCGCCGTTGGCTGCTGGCGAGGCGCCGAATCGCCGCGCCTTTCGCGCATGGCCCTGATGGGGGCGATGAACTGGGCGGTGCAGTGGTTCCGCCCCGACCGCGGTGACACCATCGAGGCCTTGGTCGACACGCTGGCGCAACTGTTCCTGAAGGAGTCCGAATGA